The DNA window TCAGGGGGGCTGCTAATCATGTGGAAGATGGATGTTTTTTCTCCGGTTTTTAGCTTTGGTGGTACAGGTTTGATAGGAATATGTGGTAATTTTGGTGGTAAGCAATGTTTCTTTGTTAACGTCTATTCGCCCTGTGACCTTTTATCCAAGCGAAAGTTGTGGGAAGATCTGTTATCTCTCAGAAGTAAGTGGGGTGGAGGGGAATGGTGTCTTGGGGGCGATTTCAATACGGTTAGATTTCCTTCAGAGCATATTGGCCGCAGTAATTCTCAAAGGTCTCAGGATTCACACGAGTTCAACGACTTCATTGGCCTAATGAACCTCATTGATCTTCCAACTAGCCACAGGAAATTTACTTGGTGTAAGGGAGGTGTAGGTGGTGCAATGAGAAGAATTGACAGGTTTCTCCTATCGGATGGCATGGTGTCTCTTTTGTGTGCTGACTGTCAGGTGGTTGGTCGTAAGGATATTTCGGACCATAGTCCGATTTGGCTGGATTGTAACTCGCAAAACTGGGGACCAAAACCGTTTAGAACTCTGAACACATGGCCGGAGCATCCGGGTTTGGTCGAATTTGTTGATAAAGAATGGAAGGCTTTAAGGATCAAAGGCTCTTGTGCTTTTGTTGTCAAAGAGAAATTCAGATGTCTTAAGGAGAGCTTGAGGAGCTAGAATGTAAACACTTTTGGGTGGATTGATCTACGAGTACAGGATGCGGTTAAAGAACTAAATGTTTGTGATGACAAATTTGTAACCTTTCTTGAGTCTAATGGTGCTCCAGGGGCAGTATGTATCTCAGCAGCGTTGGAGGATTTGGCTCGGAAACATCGTGAGG is part of the Vicia villosa cultivar HV-30 ecotype Madison, WI linkage group LG2, Vvil1.0, whole genome shotgun sequence genome and encodes:
- the LOC131650039 gene encoding uncharacterized protein LOC131650039, whose amino-acid sequence is MNIVSYNIRGGGNPLKQRRIKECLMKGKADLCFLQETKIKSISGKIVNSLWSDCGVEWSAHDSRGQSGGLLIMWKMDVFSPVFSFGGTGLIGICGNFGGKQCFFVNVYSPCDLLSKRKLWEDLLSLRSKWGGGEWCLGGDFNTVRFPSEHIGRSNSQRSQDSHEFNDFIGLMNLIDLPTSHRKFTWCKGGVGGAMRRIDRFLLSDGMVSLLCADCQVVGRKDISDHSPIWLDCNSQNWGPKPFRTLNTWPEHPGLVEFVDKEWKALRIKGSCAFVVKEKFRCLKESLRS